A region from the Mesomycoplasma hyopneumoniae J genome encodes:
- a CDS encoding Mbov_0395 family pilin-like conjugal transfer protein — MYILSLFEDVQVGAELSTLATTLQKWIKYLTQIGMPIAAGILVASVVFFATMLAISHDVEKRDKWKKALIWSSIGFIIILVALGLSTVIISVASSAASGAKG, encoded by the coding sequence ATGTATATTTTAAGTTTATTTGAGGATGTCCAAGTGGGTGCAGAGCTATCAACATTAGCTACCACTTTACAAAAATGAATAAAATATCTAACACAGATCGGAATGCCGATTGCTGCTGGGATACTTGTTGCATCCGTAGTTTTTTTTGCAACAATGTTAGCAATTTCACATGATGTTGAAAAACGAGATAAATGAAAAAAAGCCCTAATTTGGTCTTCAATCGGCTTTATAATCATTTTAGTTGCCCTTGGACTTTCAACGGTAATAATCTCAGTTGCTAGCTCGGCGGCTTCAGGGGCAAAAGGCTAA
- a CDS encoding lipoate--protein ligase: protein MKIYTTKNTSPFYTLVCEEIILKDEENQEDILYFYQHKNAIIIGKNQNIYEEIKLEEVEEENIEIYRRLSGGGAVYHDLGNINFSFISQKQNHNYQKFLSPIIEFFRSLGLKAEFKGRNDLIVNGAKVSGNAQIIFKNKIVHHGTILFNANLAKLAQVLKPSRLKIESKGIKSVRQRVTNILYEMEEQIDDNEFIYRLISFFEKKYQTKSVDVENHFDIGISNTEKFKEISQLRESKNWIFGTNPFFSYENIKRTSAGILKVLANIEKNIIIKIKFEGDFLSQRPIEEIEEILENKEFDRDSLERELEKIHNLNEYFGQILPYEILDTIFGV, encoded by the coding sequence ATGAAAATTTATACAACAAAAAATACAAGCCCGTTTTATACACTAGTCTGTGAAGAAATTATTCTAAAAGATGAAGAAAACCAAGAGGATATTCTTTACTTCTACCAACATAAAAATGCGATAATTATTGGAAAAAATCAAAATATTTACGAAGAAATTAAACTCGAGGAAGTTGAAGAGGAAAATATTGAAATCTACCGTCGGCTTTCAGGGGGTGGGGCGGTCTATCATGATCTAGGTAATATAAATTTTTCCTTTATTAGTCAAAAGCAAAATCATAATTATCAAAAATTTCTATCACCAATTATCGAATTTTTTCGATCCTTAGGGCTAAAAGCTGAATTTAAGGGACGAAATGATTTAATTGTCAATGGCGCAAAAGTTTCAGGTAATGCCCAGATAATTTTTAAAAATAAAATTGTTCATCATGGAACAATTTTATTTAATGCTAATTTAGCAAAATTAGCACAAGTTTTAAAGCCAAGTCGACTAAAAATTGAATCAAAAGGAATTAAATCTGTCCGCCAACGAGTAACAAACATTCTCTATGAAATGGAAGAGCAAATTGATGATAATGAATTTATTTACCGTTTAATTTCATTTTTTGAAAAAAAATATCAAACAAAATCAGTTGATGTTGAAAATCATTTTGATATAGGAATTTCAAATACTGAAAAATTCAAGGAAATAAGTCAATTACGAGAATCAAAAAACTGAATTTTTGGAACCAACCCATTTTTTAGTTATGAAAATATCAAACGAACAAGTGCCGGAATTTTGAAGGTCTTAGCAAATATTGAAAAAAATATAATTATAAAAATTAAGTTTGAAGGTGATTTTTTATCACAAAGGCCAATTGAAGAAATAGAAGAAATTTTGGAAAATAAAGAATTTGACCGTGATAGTCTTGAAAGAGAACTAGAAAAAATTCATAATTTAAATGAGTATTTTGGTCAAATTCTGCCTTATGAAATTTTAGATACAATTTTTGGAGTTTAA
- a CDS encoding DJ-1/PfpI family protein — translation MKKLLVILLDKFQDIELTTFISLIKKAEIFTDIEFFNPKNKLVIGQFGVVSIQAHNHWKSDDFDAVFIPGGFAAQLFRKDSKSIQLVSEFFAQNKHIFAICDAPNAIFELKLAENYQFSSYPNQHNSKIRLRQDSLVTIDRNYISARNAASSADFAFVVIEKLGSKELAQKIRNGFYL, via the coding sequence ATGAAAAAATTATTAGTTATTTTGCTTGATAAATTCCAGGATATTGAACTTACAACTTTTATTTCCCTGATTAAAAAAGCAGAAATTTTTACAGATATTGAATTTTTTAACCCTAAAAATAAATTAGTAATAGGTCAATTCGGAGTTGTATCAATTCAAGCACATAATCACTGGAAATCAGATGACTTTGATGCTGTTTTTATTCCGGGGGGTTTTGCGGCCCAATTATTCCGCAAGGATTCAAAATCAATTCAACTTGTGAGCGAGTTTTTTGCGCAAAACAAACATATTTTTGCCATTTGTGATGCACCAAATGCAATTTTTGAACTAAAATTAGCAGAAAATTATCAATTTAGTTCATATCCAAACCAACATAATTCCAAAATTAGACTAAGACAAGATTCGTTAGTAACTATTGACCGCAATTATATTTCGGCAAGAAATGCAGCAAGTTCGGCAGATTTTGCTTTCGTTGTAATTGAAAAGCTGGGATCAAAAGAGTTAGCTCAAAAAATTAGAAATGGATTTTATCTTTAA
- a CDS encoding DNA-processing protein DprA: protein MKSSLIYYAIKYKGDYKLIQNAIQTKEEITKEEFLKLQEKLDSGKIKAITILDENYPEAFQVLKNPPYVLFYQGKIEFLENKNPKSALIGEKYNSKIQEFFNKSLDQIIKRHILVTNGYKGVEQKIMEYYRLYEAPIIAVSANGIKNPWPFENFQDYKNILIISEYPTGCNVNKKRLIERNRLIAALANFLVVYSIRKSGGSQNLVNYFLDFGKEIYCFFDKNDEDQLDYTGCSDLIYQGANWITEIKDVYYESQTRGE, encoded by the coding sequence ATGAAGAGCAGTCTAATTTACTATGCCATTAAATATAAAGGAGATTATAAATTAATCCAGAATGCTATCCAAACAAAAGAGGAAATAACAAAAGAAGAATTTTTAAAACTTCAAGAAAAACTTGATTCAGGAAAAATAAAAGCAATTACAATATTAGATGAAAACTATCCTGAAGCCTTTCAAGTACTAAAAAATCCGCCTTATGTTCTATTTTATCAAGGTAAAATTGAATTTCTTGAAAATAAAAATCCAAAAAGCGCGCTTATTGGCGAAAAATATAATAGTAAAATTCAGGAATTTTTTAACAAATCATTAGATCAAATTATCAAGCGTCATATTTTAGTTACAAACGGTTATAAAGGTGTTGAGCAAAAAATAATGGAATATTACCGATTATATGAAGCACCTATTATCGCTGTTTCGGCAAATGGGATAAAAAATCCATGACCTTTTGAGAATTTTCAGGATTATAAAAATATTTTAATTATCTCTGAATATCCAACAGGATGCAATGTTAATAAAAAAAGATTAATTGAAAGGAACCGTTTAATTGCAGCGCTTGCTAATTTTTTAGTTGTCTATTCAATTCGGAAATCAGGTGGATCACAAAATTTAGTTAACTATTTTCTTGATTTTGGTAAGGAAATTTATTGCTTTTTTGATAAAAATGATGAAGATCAACTCGATTATACAGGTTGTTCTGATCTAATTTATCAAGGCGCAAATTGAATTACCGAAATAAAAGATGTCTATTATGAGAGTCAAACTAGAGGAGAATAA
- a CDS encoding alpha/beta fold hydrolase, whose translation MVVNRKIKIDNEEIFYFLEDNNRPKVLFLHGFNSSHNFTFQLRQNKKRKYDIVAFDFPGCGKSSNNQKISVENYQKIAVNFIKTLDLKVKIVVAHSLGAAIGLHILKENLVEKAILAGPLNPFIFDSSFKKQMERLGFWLLPRNLYEAKETVTNLFYKDKPNSEASLFKSAIAFFKLVEEKKELFSDMVFDQILNLDWHKNVLLPLYEQKNEYFLIGAEMDKFVPLRSVEKVGATFGKKVVKFEKTGHAIFYEKSDLINAEIEKIL comes from the coding sequence ATGGTAGTAAATCGAAAAATTAAAATTGACAATGAAGAAATTTTCTACTTTTTAGAAGATAATAATCGACCAAAAGTACTTTTTCTCCATGGTTTTAACTCAAGCCATAATTTTACTTTTCAACTTCGGCAAAACAAAAAACGCAAATATGATATTGTTGCCTTTGATTTTCCAGGCTGTGGTAAAAGTAGTAATAATCAAAAAATTAGTGTTGAAAATTACCAAAAAATTGCTGTAAATTTTATAAAAACACTTGATTTAAAAGTAAAAATTGTTGTAGCCCACTCACTTGGGGCCGCGATTGGACTGCATATTCTAAAAGAAAATCTTGTCGAAAAAGCAATTTTAGCCGGACCTTTAAACCCGTTTATTTTTGATTCAAGCTTTAAAAAACAAATGGAAAGATTAGGCTTCTGACTTCTACCACGAAATTTATATGAGGCAAAAGAAACAGTTACAAATTTATTTTATAAGGATAAACCTAATTCTGAGGCTAGTTTATTTAAAAGTGCGATTGCTTTTTTCAAACTTGTTGAGGAAAAAAAGGAACTTTTTTCAGATATGGTTTTTGATCAAATTCTTAATTTAGATTGACACAAAAATGTGCTTTTACCGCTTTATGAGCAAAAAAATGAATATTTTTTAATCGGGGCTGAAATGGATAAATTTGTCCCGTTAAGAAGTGTTGAAAAAGTTGGAGCTACTTTTGGCAAAAAGGTGGTAAAATTTGAAAAAACTGGCCATGCAATTTTTTATGAAAAAAGTGACCTAATTAATGCTGAAATTGAAAAAATACTATAA
- the eno gene encoding phosphopyruvate hydratase, whose product MSKITKVFAREILDSRGNPTIQVDVYTLAGGFGSAIVPSGASTGSREALELRDTNTKYADNWYGQKGVMTAVDNVNNIIAPEIIGLCCKNQRLIDQKMIELDGTPNKEKLGANAILGVSLAVAKAAANELRMPLFRYLGGTNPTLMPVPMLNVINGGEHASNTLDFQEFMIMPLGFRTFKEALQAANKVFHNLAKLLKKSGFETQVGDEGGFAPNFNSHEQALDFLVDAIKESGFNPGFKGENAVAIAIDAAASEFYNGQKYVFKKLKSASLNKNQADLDEKFEFNSEELLNYYGQLLAKYPIISIEDGFAESDWQGFIAFNQKYGNNHQIVGDDLTVTNVEILKKAINLKAINSILIKLNQIGTLSETLDAIHLAQKSGMTAVISHRSGESEDTTIADLAVAVSSGQIKTGSLSRTDRIAKYNRLLVIEEYLNSYAKADYIGREVFYNLK is encoded by the coding sequence ATGTCAAAAATTACTAAAGTTTTTGCTCGCGAAATTTTAGATTCCCGCGGAAATCCAACAATTCAAGTTGATGTTTATACTCTAGCAGGTGGATTTGGTTCAGCAATTGTTCCATCAGGAGCATCGACTGGTTCCCGAGAAGCGCTTGAATTACGTGATACAAATACAAAATATGCAGATAATTGATATGGTCAAAAAGGCGTAATGACCGCTGTGGATAATGTAAATAATATAATAGCACCGGAAATTATTGGGCTTTGTTGTAAAAATCAAAGATTAATCGATCAAAAAATGATTGAATTAGACGGGACTCCAAATAAAGAAAAATTAGGTGCTAATGCAATTTTAGGGGTTTCACTTGCAGTTGCAAAAGCTGCGGCAAACGAATTAAGAATGCCACTTTTCCGTTATTTAGGAGGAACCAATCCGACTTTAATGCCAGTTCCGATGCTTAATGTTATAAATGGGGGCGAACATGCCTCAAATACACTTGATTTTCAAGAGTTTATGATAATGCCACTTGGTTTTAGAACTTTTAAAGAGGCATTACAAGCGGCAAATAAAGTTTTTCATAATTTAGCAAAACTTCTTAAAAAATCAGGTTTTGAAACGCAAGTAGGCGATGAAGGAGGGTTTGCCCCTAACTTTAATTCCCACGAACAAGCGCTTGATTTTTTAGTTGATGCGATCAAGGAATCCGGATTTAATCCCGGATTTAAAGGGGAAAATGCTGTTGCAATTGCAATTGATGCAGCTGCTTCTGAATTTTATAATGGGCAAAAATATGTCTTTAAGAAACTAAAGTCTGCCTCTTTAAATAAAAACCAAGCAGATTTAGATGAAAAATTTGAATTTAATTCAGAGGAATTACTTAATTATTATGGTCAACTTTTAGCAAAATATCCAATAATTTCAATAGAAGATGGATTTGCTGAATCTGATTGACAGGGTTTTATCGCCTTTAATCAAAAATATGGTAATAATCACCAGATTGTCGGCGATGATTTAACTGTTACAAATGTAGAAATCCTCAAAAAAGCTATAAATTTAAAAGCAATTAATTCAATTTTAATCAAATTAAACCAAATAGGAACCTTAAGTGAAACACTTGATGCAATTCATTTAGCACAAAAATCTGGGATGACCGCTGTAATTTCCCATCGTTCAGGAGAATCTGAGGATACAACAATCGCCGATCTTGCGGTTGCAGTATCTTCAGGACAAATTAAAACAGGTTCACTTTCCAGAACGGATCGGATTGCAAAGTATAACCGACTTTTAGTAATCGAGGAATATCTAAATTCTTATGCAAAAGCCGATTATATTGGTAGGGAAGTTTTTTATAACTTAAAATAA
- the serS gene encoding serine--tRNA ligase produces the protein MNIRLILNNKSFVEKKLATRGFDISIINELYIKGQKRNILRQKIDALLAKKNLISKEIGAFSRQEKDSSFLKSQVSKIKTEIETLEAEWYQLDTWLNQKILEIPNLPDDSVPFGTSELDNQVISHWGIPKKFDQKCKPHYEFGISNKILDFKRAVKISGNRFVIYKNLGAKLVRSLINFMIDTHIANDYQEIIPNTLILSESLYGTGQLPKFHNDLYPLKDPNRWLIPTAEVPLTNYFREEIIDLAKPISLVGYSKCYRSEAGSGGRDTKGLIRLHEFHKVELVKITKEADGLTEFENVVKDASRILKLLEIPFRVVVLSTYDLGFSSKKTVDLEAWLPSENTYREVSSISYCGDFQARRAKIRYRDGKNNHYAHTINGSGLAIDRLVAILLEQYQNLDGSWTVPKVLEPYFR, from the coding sequence ATGAATATTCGTTTAATTTTGAATAATAAATCCTTTGTTGAAAAAAAACTCGCGACCCGCGGTTTTGATATTTCAATAATTAACGAATTATATATAAAAGGTCAAAAAAGAAATATTTTACGTCAGAAAATTGATGCCTTATTAGCAAAAAAAAACTTAATTAGTAAAGAAATTGGAGCTTTTTCAAGACAAGAAAAGGATTCAAGTTTTCTTAAAAGCCAAGTTAGTAAAATAAAAACTGAGATCGAAACCCTTGAAGCTGAATGATATCAGCTTGATACTTGATTAAATCAAAAAATTTTAGAAATTCCAAATTTACCCGATGATTCAGTGCCTTTTGGGACTTCAGAACTTGATAATCAAGTAATTTCACATTGAGGAATTCCAAAAAAATTTGATCAAAAATGTAAACCACATTATGAATTCGGGATTTCTAATAAAATTTTAGACTTTAAGCGAGCAGTAAAAATTTCCGGTAATCGCTTTGTAATTTATAAAAATCTTGGAGCTAAATTAGTAAGGTCCTTGATTAATTTTATGATTGATACTCATATTGCAAACGATTATCAGGAAATTATCCCAAATACTTTAATTCTCTCGGAATCACTTTATGGTACTGGCCAACTTCCGAAATTTCATAATGATTTATACCCATTAAAGGATCCAAATCGCTGGCTAATTCCGACTGCTGAGGTTCCGTTGACTAATTATTTTCGTGAAGAAATAATTGATTTAGCAAAACCAATTTCACTTGTTGGTTATAGTAAATGTTATCGTTCCGAGGCTGGAAGCGGAGGCAGAGACACAAAAGGACTAATTCGCCTTCATGAATTTCATAAGGTTGAACTAGTAAAAATCACAAAAGAAGCAGATGGTTTAACTGAATTTGAAAATGTAGTAAAGGATGCTTCGCGAATTTTAAAATTACTGGAAATCCCATTTCGTGTTGTAGTTTTATCAACTTATGATTTAGGATTTTCATCAAAAAAAACAGTTGATCTTGAAGCCTGACTGCCTTCAGAAAATACCTATCGAGAAGTATCATCAATTAGTTATTGCGGCGATTTTCAAGCAAGAAGAGCAAAAATTCGTTATCGTGATGGTAAAAATAACCATTATGCACACACAATTAATGGTTCTGGCTTGGCAATTGATCGTCTAGTCGCAATTTTATTAGAGCAATATCAAAATTTAGATGGTTCCTGAACGGTGCCAAAAGTTTTAGAACCTTATTTTCGCTAA